In Oryzihumus leptocrescens, the following are encoded in one genomic region:
- a CDS encoding DUF4031 domain-containing protein, giving the protein MAIWIDPPRWPAHGRLWSHLISDTSYGELHDFAAAHGIPRRGFEGDHYDVPEERYAALVAAGARPVAGTELARRLRDSGLRFPKRRGEWPLARHHDVIATLDLPHRLDVVASRLPPPEQQTAAAAVFVLDALGDFLLVHSVVRDAWGAPAGGREPGESVRAGAVREVREESGLVIAEHGLRHCGYERVTIDGDASAHRWPHRRNYVACFTYRLDAVRPDVQPQLDDVDAAEWVDEVELERRCAGEFWWPMVERRDLWP; this is encoded by the coding sequence GTGGCGATCTGGATCGACCCGCCGCGCTGGCCCGCGCACGGGCGCCTGTGGAGCCACCTCATCAGCGACACCTCCTACGGCGAGCTGCACGACTTCGCCGCGGCACACGGCATACCCCGTCGCGGGTTCGAGGGCGACCACTACGACGTGCCCGAGGAGCGGTATGCCGCGCTGGTCGCCGCCGGGGCCCGCCCGGTGGCGGGCACCGAGCTGGCACGGCGGCTGCGCGACAGCGGGCTGCGCTTCCCCAAGCGCAGGGGGGAGTGGCCGCTGGCCCGGCACCACGACGTGATCGCGACGCTCGACCTGCCGCACCGGCTGGACGTCGTCGCCTCACGGCTGCCGCCGCCGGAGCAGCAGACCGCGGCGGCCGCGGTGTTCGTCCTCGACGCGCTCGGTGACTTCCTGCTGGTGCACTCGGTGGTGCGCGACGCCTGGGGTGCCCCGGCCGGCGGGCGCGAGCCCGGCGAGAGCGTGCGTGCGGGCGCGGTGCGCGAGGTCCGCGAGGAGAGCGGGCTGGTCATCGCGGAGCACGGCCTGCGGCACTGCGGCTACGAGCGGGTCACCATCGACGGTGACGCCAGCGCCCACCGCTGGCCGCACCGGCGCAACTACGTCGCCTGCTTCACCTACCGGCTCGACGCGGTCCGCCCGGACGTGCAGCCCCAGCTCGACGACGTCGACGCGGCCGAGTGGGTGGAC